Proteins encoded in a region of the Armatimonadota bacterium genome:
- a CDS encoding dipeptidase PepV: MMRDALQRWIEEHTDEMIADLRTLLQCESVKSHPLPGAPFGLGVRCAFDRVLEFGERYGFRTKDYDGYALHLEMGEGDEIVATLSHVDVVPPGNGWSVPPFDGVLRDGYIYARGAQDDKGPTIAVIYAARAIRELGLSVRKRLRLIVGGDEESGWECMKYYFQHEPERPACGFTPDGGWPLIYAEKGIVNLQLEKSAPRSDNTPRITWARGGERANMVPDYAEAFLQATDEQISAIQNVLAGLEDVVTASEEDGVLVTARGKSAHGSSPSEGINAVAKLLDALKPLNLPEEATWLGAVRKWANSLDGSALGIAHSDEVSGATTTNLGVFEYDGSRVKCTVNVRYPVTWTLDALLNQLQAAIESTGFSLASQFGIAPLYVPLETPFLQTILRVYREETGDESPPRTMGGGTYARATQNIVAIGTGFEGDGAAHEPDERIAVSTLQKITLIYARILYELAQ, from the coding sequence ATGATGCGTGATGCCCTGCAACGCTGGATTGAAGAGCATACCGATGAAATGATTGCCGACCTGCGTACGCTTTTGCAGTGCGAAAGTGTGAAAAGCCATCCTCTACCCGGCGCACCGTTTGGGCTGGGCGTTCGCTGCGCTTTTGACCGCGTGCTGGAATTCGGTGAGCGATACGGCTTCCGCACGAAAGACTACGACGGCTATGCGCTGCATCTGGAAATGGGCGAAGGTGACGAGATTGTCGCTACGCTCAGCCATGTGGACGTAGTGCCGCCGGGCAACGGCTGGAGCGTGCCGCCGTTCGATGGCGTGTTGCGCGACGGCTACATCTACGCGCGAGGTGCCCAGGACGATAAAGGTCCAACCATCGCCGTCATCTACGCAGCGCGAGCCATTCGGGAGCTGGGATTGTCTGTTCGCAAGCGTCTCCGCCTGATTGTGGGCGGCGACGAAGAGAGCGGCTGGGAGTGTATGAAGTACTACTTCCAGCACGAACCGGAGCGACCTGCGTGCGGTTTCACTCCCGACGGAGGCTGGCCTCTCATCTACGCCGAGAAGGGCATTGTGAACTTACAACTGGAGAAGTCGGCTCCTCGTTCAGATAATACGCCTCGCATCACGTGGGCACGCGGAGGTGAGCGGGCGAATATGGTTCCCGACTACGCCGAAGCCTTCCTGCAAGCGACGGACGAGCAGATTAGCGCTATTCAGAATGTGCTGGCAGGACTGGAGGACGTGGTGACCGCATCCGAAGAGGACGGCGTGCTGGTCACGGCGCGAGGCAAATCGGCACATGGCAGTTCGCCCAGCGAGGGGATAAACGCGGTAGCGAAGCTGCTGGACGCCCTGAAACCATTGAACCTGCCCGAAGAAGCCACATGGCTGGGCGCTGTACGCAAGTGGGCAAACAGCCTGGACGGTTCTGCGTTGGGTATCGCACACAGCGATGAAGTGTCTGGTGCCACCACGACCAATCTGGGTGTTTTCGAATACGACGGTTCGCGGGTGAAGTGTACAGTGAACGTGCGCTACCCGGTCACCTGGACGCTGGACGCCTTGCTGAATCAACTTCAGGCAGCTATCGAGTCAACAGGATTCTCGCTCGCCAGCCAATTCGGCATTGCGCCGCTTTACGTTCCGCTGGAAACGCCTTTCCTGCAGACCATCCTGCGCGTATACCGCGAGGAGACAGGCGACGAGAGTCCCCCCAGGACAATGGGCGGCGGCACGTACGCCCGCGCCACGCAAAACATCGTGGCTATCGGCACGGGGTTCGAGGGCGACGGTGCAGCGCACGAACCCGATGAGCGCATCGCGGTGAGCACCCTGCAGAAGATTACGCTCATCTACGCGCGCATCCTGTACGAACTGGCGCAGTGA
- a CDS encoding radical SAM protein, protein MRYVQVREIRCKHLLHRTGASFAEWTLNPYIGCGFGCSYCYVPILRAKRGQEGADTWGSWVQVKVNAPDVVRREMLDVPRDAHILIGSATDAWQPIEKRYRISRGVLYELSFYPNRVTILTRSPLLIRDIDLLKRFEHVSVHISVPTVDEKVRRVFEPHAPAVAGRVELTRRLLKAGIRTTWAWCPFLPGVENTPEQIRQYVQTAAQVGVREIWVGRINYWGFLEERYKALLRRYRAQVGWVPRLLMREQTEQLVQEECEKAGIVCRI, encoded by the coding sequence ATGCGTTACGTGCAAGTTCGAGAAATACGCTGTAAGCACCTGCTGCACCGAACGGGCGCATCCTTCGCGGAGTGGACGCTCAACCCGTATATCGGATGCGGATTCGGCTGTTCCTATTGCTACGTACCCATCCTGCGGGCGAAGCGCGGGCAGGAGGGTGCAGACACCTGGGGCAGCTGGGTGCAGGTGAAGGTGAACGCACCCGACGTGGTACGACGTGAGATGCTGGACGTGCCGCGCGACGCACACATCCTGATTGGCAGCGCGACCGACGCCTGGCAACCGATTGAGAAACGCTACCGTATATCGCGCGGGGTGCTGTATGAGCTGAGCTTCTATCCCAATCGCGTGACCATTCTCACCCGCTCGCCTCTCCTTATCAGGGACATCGATTTGCTGAAACGATTTGAGCACGTCTCGGTGCATATCTCCGTACCGACGGTGGATGAAAAGGTACGCCGTGTCTTTGAACCGCACGCCCCGGCGGTAGCAGGACGGGTGGAATTAACACGTCGCTTGTTGAAAGCCGGCATCCGCACCACGTGGGCATGGTGTCCGTTTTTACCCGGCGTGGAGAACACCCCCGAGCAAATCAGGCAGTACGTGCAGACCGCCGCGCAAGTTGGTGTGCGCGAAATCTGGGTGGGCAGGATCAACTACTGGGGCTTTCTGGAGGAGCGATACAAAGCGCTGTTGCGCAGGTATCGGGCACAGGTAGGGTGGGTACCGCGCCTGCTAATGCGCGAGCAAACCGAGCAGCTGGTGCAGGAGGAGTGCGAGAAAGCGGGGATTGTATGCCGGATTTGA
- a CDS encoding transporter, with amino-acid sequence MRFFISVDCEGLACVVGAPGGTLTDSRNYTFACQQAVREANAAVRALFDAGAERVIVSDSHGGGVNLDYEQLDERVEIALGVGFGHRYPGMDESFDGVLFIGYHAMDNTPNAVLAHSYSSRAYQWIEVNGVQMGEVEIDAAIAGEMGVPVIFVSSDDKCVAEAKRFLPWVETVVTKQSFGWNAALSKHPKWVEHEIYEAVTRAVARLPQMQPFWVDSPVTIRLHYKRMEDAERQPLADTRWRRLDAYTTEAVFERLSDWL; translated from the coding sequence ATGCGCTTCTTTATTTCGGTAGACTGCGAGGGGTTAGCTTGTGTGGTAGGCGCACCCGGCGGCACGCTGACCGATTCGCGCAACTATACCTTTGCCTGCCAGCAGGCGGTGCGCGAGGCGAACGCGGCGGTGCGTGCGCTGTTCGATGCGGGCGCAGAACGGGTCATCGTCTCCGACAGCCACGGAGGCGGTGTCAACCTGGACTACGAGCAGCTGGATGAGCGGGTGGAGATCGCGCTGGGGGTGGGCTTCGGACATCGTTACCCGGGCATGGATGAGAGCTTCGATGGCGTGCTATTCATCGGTTACCATGCAATGGATAATACTCCCAACGCGGTACTGGCACACTCCTACAGTTCCAGAGCCTATCAGTGGATAGAGGTCAATGGAGTGCAGATGGGCGAAGTGGAGATAGACGCCGCCATCGCGGGCGAGATGGGCGTGCCGGTTATCTTCGTCAGCAGCGATGACAAGTGCGTCGCCGAGGCGAAGCGGTTTCTGCCCTGGGTGGAAACGGTAGTCACCAAACAGAGCTTTGGCTGGAATGCCGCGCTGAGCAAACACCCCAAATGGGTGGAGCACGAGATATACGAGGCGGTGACGCGAGCGGTGGCACGCCTGCCGCAGATGCAACCCTTCTGGGTAGACAGCCCTGTCACCATACGCCTCCATTATAAGCGCATGGAGGATGCCGAGCGTCAGCCTCTGGCGGATACT